One Streptomyces umbrinus genomic window, CCGTCGGCCTCGCGTACTCCGACCGCACCGACGGCACGGGCTGGCGGCGCCACGGCACCGGTCCGGTCGTCGAGGCGGACCCGCGCTGGTACCGCACCGGTGAACGCATGGGCTGGCGCGACCCGTTCGTCGTACGCGACGACGAGGGCGAGGGCTGGGTGATGGCCGTCTGCGCGAGCGACGCCTCGCTGCCGGTGGAGGTCAGCGGCTGCGTGGCGCTGGCCACGTCGAGCGACCTGGAGCACTGGACGGTCCACCCGCCGCTCGTCTCACCCGGGGACGTCGACGAGTTGGAGTGCCCGGTCCTGGAACGCCTCGACGACGGCAGCTGGCTGTTGCTCGGCTCCATCGGCGCCACCCGCGGCTTCGAGGCGTGGACCGCCCCCCGCCTGCGCGGCCCCTGGACCCGCCGCGGCCCCCTCGGCCCGACCGGCTCGTACGCCCCCCGTGTCGTCGGCGCGCCCGACGGTTCCCGGGTCGTCGTGCACACCACGCCCCGTCAGGTGGGCCTCACCGACACCGGGGAGCGCTGCCGCGGCATGCTGGCCCAGCCCAAGTCCCTTGTCGTACGGGAGGATTCGGCGCCCCGCCTGGAATGGTGGACCGGCCTGAACGCCTGGCTCGGCGAGGAGACCGACCGGCCCGCCCTCCACGCGGTCGGTGACATCGGCATCACCGGGCCCGTCGAGATCACCCTCCGCACCGACACCCCGGACGACGACCGCCCCGCCCTCTCCGTCGGCTGCGACGGCAAGAACCTCTGGGTCACCGGCCCCGGCGGCATCCGCCTCGGCGAGACCGTCCTGACCGAACCGG contains:
- a CDS encoding mucin-1, translating into MRYAPPGLCVNDFALLRDEDGTYTVLHLQGPWTAEFDHLRMETSYGRATSADLVRWQPQGTAFGNGLPGRFDQQAVWTMHPFRHGSGMAMFYTGVSGLTADGWPLQSVGLAYSDRTDGTGWRRHGTGPVVEADPRWYRTGERMGWRDPFVVRDDEGEGWVMAVCASDASLPVEVSGCVALATSSDLEHWTVHPPLVSPGDVDELECPVLERLDDGSWLLLGSIGATRGFEAWTAPRLRGPWTRRGPLGPTGSYAPRVVGAPDGSRVVVHTTPRQVGLTDTGERCRGMLAQPKSLVVREDSAPRLEWWTGLNAWLGEETDRPALHAVGDIGITGPVEITLRTDTPDDDRPALSVGCDGKNLWVTGPGGIRLGETVLTEPAATLRILTIGEYVEVYADNVFALTALCYSGHSTPWTAVTEGHSRTIPIRPIRLPDPHRDDASAIWPGP